A genomic region of bacterium CG_4_10_14_0_2_um_filter_33_32 contains the following coding sequences:
- a CDS encoding secondary thiamine-phosphate synthase enzyme produces the protein MKIITTRLKFKTEKQLHIKDITSDAENFVEEGNIQNGVLVVFSLHTSATLTINEKESCFFKDFEDFVEKFAPSKDYYRHNDLKIRTENLVCSPDTEECMNGHSHIQHMFIGYPSVTLIIENGKIVLGQWQRIFFLELDQPRNREVLFQIMGE, from the coding sequence ATGAAAATTATAACGACGAGATTAAAATTTAAAACCGAGAAACAACTTCATATAAAAGATATTACTTCAGATGCGGAAAATTTTGTGGAAGAAGGAAATATTCAAAACGGTGTCCTAGTTGTTTTTTCTCTTCATACATCTGCTACTTTGACTATCAATGAGAAAGAATCTTGTTTTTTTAAGGACTTTGAGGATTTTGTAGAAAAATTTGCACCAAGCAAGGATTATTATAGACATAATGATTTAAAGATTAGGACTGAAAATCTTGTTTGTAGTCCGGATACGGAAGAATGTATGAATGGGCACTCTCATATTCAGCATATGTTTATCGGTTATCCATCGGTTACCTTAATTATTGAAAATGGAAAAATCGTTTTGGGACAATGGCAGAGAATATTTTTCTTAGAACTCGATCAGCCAAGAAATAGAGAAGTTTTATTTCAGATAATGGGAGAGTAG
- a CDS encoding ATPase — translation MHYYQRTAKDIADELRTSITYGLGGNEAKRRQEKYGENAISKEKKAPVIIKFLSYFFDIFAMLLLGAALVSFVFGGDTGPRDALVILGIIFLNSTIGFIQEYRAEKIIETLQKVLPKKAVVLREGKESEVLASEIIPGDVLILDEGDDIPADARIVEENELNTNDFTLTGESVPQEKFSQIIKKEVGLTDIDNMVFAGTSVASGNAKAIVIATGMNTEFGKIACVTQQIEDEKSPLQKELSKSATKVARITIIIGIIIFLINIFLQKSFSFSLVFALSLAVAMVPEGLPATVSVALALAVKRMAKRKALVKKLSAVETLGSATVICSDKTGTITKNEMTVKEVLADFRHFHIKGIGYEPVGDFIEGEAKIRILPETLITLLEAGILCTNAKLIPPLDKEEQWKILGDPTEGSIIVLAEKAGISKKGLEIKNKEIFEIPFTSERKIMTVVVENKKGLFAYCKGAPNEVLDCCPSIQIGKEVKSIDEYKRKIMDHVDEYAKKGLRVLAIAYKSVNDRNNLCESNIENNLTFLGLIAMIDPPKEGVAEAVSIAQKAGIKVIMITGDYGLTASAVASRVGIVKDNYSVISGTELLKMEDTELSTILKSKDVVFARTAPEQKIRIVNVLQEQGQIVAVTGDGVNDAPALKKADIGVAMGIAGTDVSKEASEVILLDDNFKTIVAAVEEGRIVYDNLKKFVHYIFSSNVGELFSVVAGIILGVPMPILAIQILAVDLGTDVLPSLALAVDQKDEDVMNRPPRNQKERLLNKKMILGFFYIGIVMGVGAAVAFTITVLRDGWVWGQDWTGSLYFKATSVTYASLVFSQIVNVFDTHSGRQSILKSLFTNWYLIGACFCSMVMLSSFLYIPFFQNFLETRSLGIIEIISALSVGLAALISVKIKHFFTNRVKIIPQLKRENIS, via the coding sequence ATGCACTATTATCAAAGAACTGCAAAAGATATTGCAGATGAACTTAGAACATCTATCACTTACGGTTTAGGCGGCAACGAAGCAAAAAGAAGACAGGAAAAATATGGTGAGAATGCTATAAGTAAAGAGAAAAAAGCGCCTGTTATTATAAAGTTCTTATCTTATTTTTTTGATATTTTTGCGATGCTATTGTTAGGTGCTGCGTTGGTATCTTTTGTTTTTGGTGGAGATACTGGTCCTCGTGACGCCTTAGTAATTTTAGGTATTATTTTTCTTAACTCAACTATTGGTTTTATCCAGGAGTATCGAGCTGAGAAAATTATTGAGACATTGCAAAAAGTGCTTCCTAAAAAGGCAGTTGTTCTAAGGGAAGGTAAGGAAAGCGAAGTTTTGGCCAGTGAAATCATACCAGGGGATGTATTAATTTTGGATGAAGGAGACGATATTCCGGCCGATGCTCGTATTGTTGAAGAAAATGAACTAAATACTAATGACTTTACTTTAACAGGAGAATCAGTCCCTCAAGAGAAGTTTTCTCAAATTATTAAGAAAGAAGTCGGTCTTACTGATATAGATAATATGGTTTTTGCGGGTACTTCAGTGGCAAGCGGTAACGCAAAAGCTATTGTGATAGCCACTGGTATGAATACTGAATTTGGTAAGATTGCTTGTGTCACGCAACAGATTGAAGATGAAAAAAGTCCTCTACAAAAAGAACTGTCAAAATCAGCAACAAAAGTGGCGAGAATTACGATTATTATTGGAATAATTATTTTCTTGATCAATATTTTTCTTCAGAAATCTTTTTCATTTAGCTTGGTGTTTGCTTTAAGTTTAGCAGTTGCTATGGTACCAGAAGGATTGCCGGCAACAGTATCTGTTGCTTTAGCCTTAGCTGTAAAAAGAATGGCAAAAAGAAAAGCTCTTGTAAAAAAATTATCCGCCGTTGAGACGTTGGGATCTGCAACTGTAATTTGCTCTGATAAGACCGGAACAATAACTAAGAACGAAATGACAGTCAAAGAAGTTCTAGCTGACTTTAGACATTTTCATATAAAGGGGATTGGTTATGAGCCGGTCGGCGATTTTATTGAGGGAGAAGCTAAAATTAGAATTCTACCCGAAACATTGATCACATTATTGGAAGCTGGCATTCTTTGTACTAACGCTAAACTTATTCCACCGTTAGATAAAGAAGAACAATGGAAAATACTAGGTGATCCTACCGAAGGATCAATCATTGTTTTAGCAGAGAAAGCAGGTATTTCAAAAAAGGGCTTAGAGATAAAGAATAAAGAGATATTCGAAATACCTTTTACTTCAGAAAGAAAAATAATGACAGTAGTTGTCGAAAATAAAAAAGGATTGTTCGCCTATTGTAAGGGAGCGCCTAATGAAGTTTTAGATTGTTGCCCCTCTATACAAATTGGAAAAGAAGTAAAATCTATTGATGAATATAAGCGTAAAATAATGGATCATGTTGATGAATATGCTAAGAAAGGATTAAGAGTTTTAGCAATAGCATATAAATCAGTTAATGATCGAAATAATCTTTGTGAATCGAACATAGAAAATAATCTTACATTTTTAGGTCTTATTGCTATGATTGATCCTCCAAAAGAAGGAGTGGCTGAAGCAGTCTCTATTGCTCAAAAGGCAGGAATAAAAGTAATAATGATTACCGGCGATTATGGTTTAACGGCAAGCGCTGTAGCTAGCAGGGTGGGTATTGTAAAAGATAATTACTCAGTTATTTCTGGAACTGAGCTTTTGAAAATGGAAGATACAGAACTATCTACAATATTAAAAAGTAAAGACGTAGTTTTTGCTAGAACAGCTCCTGAGCAAAAAATTAGAATAGTTAATGTTTTGCAGGAGCAAGGCCAAATTGTGGCCGTTACTGGTGATGGTGTTAATGATGCTCCAGCACTGAAAAAAGCGGATATCGGGGTAGCTATGGGGATTGCGGGAACCGATGTGTCAAAAGAAGCTTCTGAGGTTATTCTATTGGATGATAATTTTAAAACAATTGTAGCGGCAGTAGAGGAAGGAAGAATTGTTTATGATAATTTAAAGAAATTTGTTCATTATATTTTTTCTTCTAATGTTGGAGAGCTTTTTTCTGTCGTTGCTGGCATTATTCTAGGAGTACCTATGCCAATTTTGGCCATTCAAATATTAGCAGTAGATTTAGGCACAGATGTTTTACCTTCTCTTGCCTTAGCCGTTGACCAGAAAGATGAAGATGTTATGAATAGACCTCCCAGAAATCAGAAAGAAAGGCTGTTAAATAAAAAAATGATTCTTGGCTTTTTCTATATAGGTATAGTTATGGGCGTTGGTGCAGCCGTAGCTTTTACGATTACTGTTTTAAGAGACGGTTGGGTTTGGGGACAAGATTGGACAGGATCTTTGTATTTTAAAGCAACGAGTGTAACATATGCATCTTTGGTATTTTCTCAGATAGTTAATGTATTTGATACCCATTCTGGACGTCAATCAATATTAAAATCATTATTTACTAATTGGTACTTAATAGGGGCTTGTTTTTGTTCAATGGTGATGCTTAGTTCTTTTTTATATATACCTTTTTTCCAAAACTTTTTAGAAACTCGTTCATTAGGCATTATAGAAATAATTTCTGCCCTATCTGTTGGATTAGCGGCTTTAATATCTGTTAAGATAAAACATTTTTTTACTAACCGTGTAAAAATAATACCACAATTAAAAAGGGAAAATATTTCTTAA